The Ascaphus truei isolate aAscTru1 unplaced genomic scaffold, aAscTru1.hap1 HAP1_SCAFFOLD_1939, whole genome shotgun sequence genome segment CAGGACACAGATTGaagccgggagactccggagcggatgcacattaataccagccCCAGGGCAGCGAGACGGACCTGAGAGCGGGACACAGATTGaagccgggagactccggagcggatgcacattaataccagccCCAGGGCAGCGAGAcgggatctgagagcaggacacagattgaatccgggagactccggagcggatgcacattaataccagccCCAGGGCAGCGAGACGGATCTGAGAGCAGGACACAGATTGaagccgggagactccggagcggatgcacattaataccagccCCAGGGCAGCGAGACGGACCTGAGAGCAGGACACAGATTGaagccgggagactccggagcggatgcacattaataccagccCCAGGGCAGCGAGACGGATCTGAGAGCGGGACACAGATTGaagccgggagactccggagcggatacacattaataccagccccAGGGCAGCGAGAcgggatctgagagcaggacaCAGATTGAAGGCGGGAGACTCCGGAgcggatacacattaataccagccccAGGGCAGCGAGACGGATCTGAGAGCAGGACACAGATTGaagccgggagactccggagcggatgcacattaataccggCCCCAGGGCAGCGAGACGGATCTGAGAGCGGGACACAGATTGaagccgggagactccggagcggatgcacattaataccagctctggagaccccggcTTCCATCCTATGCaataacaatacatttacacgcagcttcattacctaagcGGGTAGCTAAgcgatgaaggggttaactaccaatgTCCGGTTcattgtggctagtgggggtgggtgaaggtcgtATTTGGCCCGCAGTGGGTGTTTTGGccttgcggggggaggggtgttgcaggaggagttaaccccttcattaccttagcggttaataccgctacggtaatataggggttaacctctcccgctacccacccggtaggcataaacactcaCCATGGGcacaataccaccttcacccacccccgctacccccaataaaaattAACACAcaatactatccaatacacccattcattgccagtgtggttacatgtgccctcaatgggagcaaagataaccccaatggcaaggaatgggcaccctactacccaccgcCTCTACCCCCCCAACAACCAtaacattactgtacagtaatgggcaaaattactattagcgaaatttgcccattcaaaataaaacattatccagccagcataaagtaaataagacgtctacttacccctgccaggatgaaggccgtcctcatcaccgtcctccacgtccatgtcctccgtgggcagcaacagtacaataaaaattcaaactaatggccactaaccactTCCagaccttagcggttagtaaccgctatggtaattaagcgtttaaccccccttccctgctacccacccgggagacctaaccaccctccccggggcaactaccctctccctctacccattgattggcacagtggtacctcatgtccatataatatgggcacgaTTAACCACTATGGCattcaatgggcaacctaaaaaaaaagcacacaacaaataaagaaaacaatcagcAAAAAATACACAGATAAAATAACCAATAACAATAATCAAGAATCAAAAAACCACAATAACAAGAATCATAAAACACAATAACAAGACTcaggataaaaaaaaacacaattaaaaaatcaaaaaatacaatcaaaaaaatAAGAATCAAAAAAACACACTGAAACAAAATACAATCGATGTTTTTATTACCTTTGacatcttcaccctccgattccgagtcctgcagcaacagcaggaacctcttgacactcaacgcaatgctcctcaacagccggtAAGtccatcttctttatcttcatctgtccaTTGGAATCCAAAAGGCAGATGTCCCGTCGGCTTCCTAAGGTCAAATGAGACGGGCCAGGCTtcatataaggcctgtgatgtcacatttgaatgtcagatggtacagctccaatccgattggatgctgtaccatgtgacagggtaattttattttttaaggatgtgacatcatcttcaagggaggtacgtcacatcctttaaaaatggctgctgtcacatggtactacaagcAATAGGATTGTGAGATATAACATGTGagacatcacatggtacatccccaatcccattggttcctttACCATGTTatatcttccattttttttaaaggatgtgtcatcatcttaaaaaaaaatggctgccctcacatggtacttcaaatcggattgggggtgtaccacgtggtatatctcacaatccgattggttccagtaccatgtgacatcttccatttttttttaaaaggatgtgacatcagatgtcacatccttttaaaaaaaaatggaagatgtcacatggtactggaaccaatcggattgggaatGTACcagtgatgcctcacatggtatatctcacaatccgattggttgtagtaccatgtgatggcagccatttttttaaaggcctgtcccgtctcatttgaccTTAAGAAGCCGACGGAACAACATCTACCTATTGGATTACAATGTACAGGTGAAGATagagatgaagataaagaagatggaCTTaccggctgttgaggatcatttcgtcgagtgtcaagaggttcctgctgttGCTGATGGACTCGGAATCGGACGTCAGCCAAAGGATGTCATCTGACGTCAGCGAGAGGGCGTCCGCAAGAGGGCGTCAGCCAGAGGATGTCAGCAGGAGTACCCCGTTACAATATATgaactctaactgtccatgaaatgtctatatatatatatatatatatatatatatatatatataatgtataacctttatccatttaatgtaaccatgtattgagcccaggacatacatgagaaCGAGCGCTGACTCTCAATATACgagttcctggtaaaacattttataaatatatgtgtaCAGAACGTATGAGTTACCCTGTGGTGGGAGATAATCCGGGCGTCATCATCTCCACTTCTCTCCTGCGCGTCTCATCCACAGACTCTGAGAAAACCAAaacgtgtatgtatgtaggtgtgtatatatatatatatatataaatacatacatacatacatacatacatacatacacacatacatacatacatacacacatacatacatacacacacacacacatacacacacacacacacacacacacacacacacacacacacacacacacacacacgtctccatctttgctgatgacattaaattgtgtaaggcagtagagtcagagcaggatgtaatttctctccagtaggacttggagagactggaaacgtgggcaggtaaatggcagatgaggtttaatacagataaatgtaaggttatgcatatgggatgcaagaataaacaggcggcatacaaattaaatggggataaattaggggaatccttgatggagaaggatttaggagtgcttgtagacagcaggcttagcaatagtgcccaatgtcaggcagtagctgcaaaggcaaacaggatcttatttgtgcattaaatggggaatggatggaaggggagtaaacataattatgcccctttacaaagcactagtaagaccacacctggagtacaattttgggcaccactccttagaaaagacattgtggaactagagagagggcagagaagagccaccaaattaataaaggggatggacaatctatcttatgaggagaggctagctaaattatatttatttccaAACGACGTGTCACTACGCACGTGCGTCACCGCGTGCGCCTGGAGCACGGAGTCACGGAGGAGCTTACTATTCCAAGTGATCTGAGCACCTGATACCAGCTCTGATCCACTAGCAGATGAGTACTCTCCAGAGCCCCCGTTATCCAGTTCTGTGGTATGAGTAATGCTAACACAGCATCCGCCCACCTACACGTAGCGTCCGCACCGATTGTCTCAATCAAATGTGTTTTTACCCCCTATGTGAGTACCTGTCTTACAGACTACTCCATGTTATAATGTCCTAATGTGACAGTATCATGCTACGCGGCTGGCGCTCCTTGTCTTTTGTTTTCGGTAGGTTACCAGTGGTCAGGCTGGGTCACATTAGAAGCGTGCCTCCTCCATACAGACCGTGTCCTGATACTGGGCATTTCAGCACGTCCCTGTGTTTGGTTTCACAACTTTCtcaccttttttttatatataaatatttacattcatacacttatatatttttttcacatttttattgGTTGTCTATCAAATATAGATTGTCTAAATCAATACGACTACAAAAGTGTATCTtttttatggaaaaaaaaaaaaaaaagcctatgtTTACTGTAGCCTGTactagtaataatcccctcagaacagggcattactggccaataatgcctggCTGGGttacctcggcttcgcctcgggccttcaactcttccatccagggcattattggccagtaatgccctgttctgaggggattattacttaattatcgctaactgtgcatgcaatgtcttgtatataatgtatatatctcttacgtaactatgtaatgtaaccatgtatttgtcttaactctgtgcccaggacatacgtgaaattGAGAGGTAACTCACagtatattacttcctggtaacaccttttatacatactgtaaataaataaTGTGTCGCTGAGGGTGTTTGCTTACtcctctcccacgctctctcctcctctcccacgctctcctcctctcccagaCTCTCTCTACTCCTCACACATGCacgctctcttctcctctcctagacactctctcttctcctcccagacgctctctctcttctcctctctcagacgctctctctcttctcctctctcagacgctctcaccccctctcccagacgcgctctctcctcctctcccagacgctctctcctcctctcccagaCGCTCTCGCTCCCAGACGCTCTCGCTCCCAGACGCTCTCGCTCTCATCTCCCTCTCCCAGgcgctctctcaccctcctctcccagatgctctctctcaccctcctctcccagacgctctctcctcgctcttccactctctccctctcccaggcgctctctcaccctcctctcccagactcactttctcctctcccagacgcgctctctcctcctctcccagaCGCTCTcgctctcatctctctctcccaggcgctctctcaccctcctctcccaggcgctctctcaccctcctctcccagacgctctctctcaccctcctctcccagacgctctctcctcctcttccagactctctctccctctcccaggcgctctctcaccctcctctcccgggcgctctttgtctctcttttcCTTCTCagtttctccctctctttctcgcaGAGCTTCTTTGAGATGCTTAATCTTTCTTTCAGCGTCTCTCagtcgctctttctctctcgtgaCCTCTTcctggcgctctctgtctctctcagattCTCGGaggcgctctctttctctctccgctTCCCGCCGGCGCTCTTGTTCTCTCTGTAATTTCTTTAGACGCTCTGTTTCTCTCAGCACTTCCTGCAACTCCTCGTCCTCTGTGCCAGTCTCTCTGAGACGCTTTAACTCTCTCAAAGACTCTCTCAGGCGCTCTCTATCGCTCTCAGCCTCCATTTGgcgcactctttctctctcggcaTCACTGaggcgctctctttctctctcagtttTATGGaggtgctctctttctctctcggcatCACGAAggcgctctatttctctctcgGCATCATGGAGGCGCTCTGTTTCTCTCTTAGCTTTACGGAGGCGCTCTCTTTCTGTCTTGGCTTCAGGGaggcgctctctttctttctcggcTTCACGGagccgctctctttctctctcggcttcACGGAggcgctctcgttctctctcttcacgctccctgcctgtctcttTCTGGATCGGCTCTTCTTCTGGGAAGGGAGGCACGTCGGACATGAGGAACTCCAGCTCGAGAGCGCTCACTTCAGGGAGATCTTCAGTAAACTGTGGGAAGAGACAGCCAAGGACTGAGAGACGGTCAGAGTCAGGAAGAGACAGCCAAGgaccgagagacagacagaggcaggaaGAGACAGCCAAGGACTGAGAGATGGTCAGAGTCAGGAAGAGACAGCCAAGGACTGAGAGATGGTCAGAGTCAGGGGAGACAAACAGGGACTGAGAGACGGTCAGTCAGGAAAAGACTGCCAGGGACTGagagacatccaggaagagaCAGACAAGGACTGAGAGACAGCCAGAGTCGGGAAGAGACGGCTAAGGACTGGGAGAAGGTCAGTCAGGAAGAAACAGCAAGGTACTGAGAGACGGCAAGAGTCAGGAAGAGACAGCCAGGGACTGAGAGATGGTCAGTCAGGAAAAGACAGCCAAGGACTGAGAGGCAGTGAGGAAGAGACAGACAGGGACTGAGAGACAGTAAAGAAGAGACAGCAATGAAGACAGTCAGTGTCAGGAAGAGACCAACAGGGACTGCGAGATGGTCAGTCAAGAAGAGACAGCCCGGGACTAAGAGAAAGTTAGGAAGAGACAgcaggggactgagagacagtcAGGAAGAGACCACGAGAGACTCAGAGACGGTTAGTCAGGAAGAGATAGACAGGGACTGAGAGACAGTCAGAGTCAGGAAGAGACTGCCATGGACTAAGGGATGGTTTGTCAGGAAGAGACAGCCAGAGATTGAGAGACAGTGATGCAGGAAGAGACAGCCAGGGACTGAGACACAGTCAGAGTAAGGAAGAGACCACCAAGGACTGAGAGACAGGCAGTCAGTAAAAGACAGCCAGGGACTAAGAGAGACTCAGGAAGCGACCACGAGGGACTCAGAGACACGATAAGAGTCAGGAAGAGACAGCCAGGGACTGAGAGATGGTCAGAGTCAGGAAGAGACAGCCAGGGACTGAGAGACGGTCATAGTCAGGAAGAGACAGCCAGGGACTGAGAGACGGTCATAGTAAGGAACAGACAGTCATTGACTGAGAGACAGTCAGTCAAGAAGACACCTAATGACACTGCtctgacctgtgtgtgtgtgactgcgtgtgtgtgtgtgaatgagtgtgtgacaCTGCtctgacctgtgtgtgtgtgtgtgtgaaactgcTCCGacctgtgtgtgactgcgtgcgtgtgtgtgtgtgtgtgtgtgtgtgaatgagtgtgagaCACTCCtctgacctgtgtgtgtgtgactgtgtgactgtgtgactgtgtgactgtgtgactgtgtgtgtgtgactgtgtgactgtgtgtgtgtgtgtgtgtgtgtgtgtatgagtttgtGACACTGCTCCgacctgtgtgtgactgtgtgtgtgtgtgcgtgtgaatgagtgtgtgacaCTGCTCtgacctgtgtgtgtgactgtgtgtgactgtgtgtgtgtgtgactgctctcCCTATATCTCTGGCAGGGTGATTGTGTGagtttgtgagtgtgtgagtgacactgcTCTGACCTGTATCTCTGGCAGggagatactgtgtgtgtgtgtgtgtgtgtgtgtgtgtgtgtgtgtgtgtgtgtgtgtgtgtgtgtgtgtgtgtaagaaactgctctggcagggtgacactgtgtgtgtgagtgtgtgtgtgtcacacactgacCTGTATCTCTGGCagggtgacacactgtgtgtgagtgtgtgtgtcacacactgacCTGTATCTCTGGCAGGGTGACACTCTGCgagtatctgtgagtgtgtgtgtgtgtgtgtcacacactgacctgtatctctggcagggtgacactgtgtgtgtgagtgtctttgagagtgtgtgtgtgtgtgtgtgtgtcacacactgacCTGTATCTCTGGCAGGGTAacactctgtgcgtgtgtgtgtgtgtgtgtgagtgtgtgtcacacactgacCTGTATCTCTGGCAGGGTGACAcgctcctcctcccgcagggtgatactctctgtatgagtgtgtgtgagtatgtgtgtgtgagtgagtgacactGCTCTGACCTGTATTTCTGGCAGGGTGACAcgctcctcctcccgcagggtgatactctctgtgtgagtgtgtgtgagtatgtgtgtgagtgagtgacactGCTCTGACCTGTATCTCTGGCAGGGTGACAcgctcctcctcccgcagggtgatactctctgtgtgagtgtgtgtgagtaagtgtgtgtgagtgtgtgtcacacactgacCTGTATCTCTGGCAGGGTGACACGCTCCTTCTCCCGCAGGGTGAtactctctgtgtgagtgtgtgtatgtgtgtgtgtcacacactgacCTGTATCTCTGGCAGGGTGACAcgctcctcctcccgcagggtgatactctctgtgtgagtgtgtgtgtgtgtgtgtgagtgtgtgtgtgtcacacactgacCTGTATCTCTGGCAGGGTGACACGCTCCTTCTCCCGCAGGGTGAtactctctgtgtgagtgtgtgtatgtgtgtgtgtcacacactgacCTGTA includes the following:
- the LOC142477103 gene encoding uncharacterized protein LOC142477103; the encoded protein is MEKPPQRRRRGREEDAEYISSPESITLREEERVTLPEIQFTEDLPEVSALELEFLMSDVPPFPEEEPIQKETGREREERERERLREAERERERLREAEKERERLPEAKTERERLRKAKRETERLHDAEREIERLRDAEREREHLHKTERERERLSDAERERVRQMEAESDRERLRESLRELKRLRETGTEDEELQEVLRETERLKKLQREQERRREAERERERLRESERDRERQEEVTREKERLRDAERKIKHLKEALREREGETEKEKRDKERPGEEESVDETRRREVEMMTPGLSPTTGLPLEMGPELDTPILLDDVTGKPILLPTEVTPDKRSPVLVSPVSSLRSPQLPELSLVVLRSPPVPRTRRSRRRLIFDTETQIQRETMAEQIRERPIQTHAAVPVKLPRMTRRTPEDLLGSPTYNRWMSPELLPLWSHCALLEHVRYIQEREQEEQREQETMSELE